From a single Arthrobacter sp. SLBN-112 genomic region:
- the gatC gene encoding Asp-tRNA(Asn)/Glu-tRNA(Gln) amidotransferase subunit GatC: MAAINRDDVAHLARLAHIEMSAEELDRMAGELAVIVDSVKSVSEAAGDDVPATSHPIPLTNVFREDVVGHTFTAEQALSGAPDSDDNRFKVPAILDEA; encoded by the coding sequence ATGGCTGCGATCAACCGTGACGACGTCGCGCATCTCGCGCGGCTCGCTCACATCGAGATGAGTGCCGAAGAGCTGGACAGGATGGCCGGCGAGCTGGCCGTCATTGTCGATTCGGTCAAGTCCGTCAGCGAGGCCGCCGGGGATGACGTCCCGGCCACCTCCCACCCCATTCCGCTCACCAACGTCTTCCGCGAGGACGTTGTGGGGCACACCTTTACGGCGGAACAGGCACTCTCCGGCGCTCCGGATTCCGATGACAACCGTTTCAAGGTCCCGGCCATCCTGGATGAGGCATAA
- a CDS encoding CitMHS family transporter, translating into MLVILGFAMIAVFMVLIMTKKLTPVLALIIVPTVFGLFAGAGLGIGDMVMDSMKSMTSTAALLMFAIIYFGLMIDVGLFDPLVKFILRKLGNDPAKVVLGTAILAAAVSLDGDGSTTFILTTAAMLPVYLRLKMSPVVLTCVAGLANGTMNILPWGGPTARAATALKIDVNDVFVPMIPSLVAGLVVVFAFAWLLGLQERNRLRATAPEIWSVLDTAEQFDGTSDGGTSAAASGSGRGRKGGNPGGAVPAGGSVAVLERTETLVDDHDSAMADTALDPNRSTLRPKLFWFNLALTVAVMVVLVANIIPLPFVFMVGAAIALLVNFPKVKDQGAQLIAHAPSIVAVVSMVMAAAVLTGVLKGTGMVEAMSAWLVQIIPSSMGPFMAVITGILSIPMTFFMSNDAFYFGVLPVLSETAAHYGVGAADMARASITGQPFHLQSPLVPAILLLVSLAKVDLGDHHKKVLWRTAVISLVMLGVGLLTGAIGIG; encoded by the coding sequence GTGCTGGTAATACTTGGATTCGCCATGATCGCGGTATTCATGGTGCTGATCATGACGAAGAAGTTGACGCCAGTGCTGGCGTTGATCATTGTCCCTACTGTTTTTGGCCTTTTCGCCGGCGCCGGCCTCGGCATCGGCGACATGGTCATGGACTCGATGAAGTCCATGACATCCACCGCGGCGCTGCTGATGTTCGCCATCATCTACTTCGGCCTGATGATCGACGTCGGGCTCTTTGACCCGCTGGTGAAGTTCATCCTCCGCAAGCTGGGCAACGACCCCGCCAAGGTTGTCCTGGGCACCGCAATCCTGGCGGCCGCCGTGTCGCTGGATGGCGATGGATCCACCACGTTCATCCTCACCACCGCCGCCATGCTGCCGGTCTACCTGCGCCTCAAGATGAGCCCGGTAGTCCTCACCTGCGTGGCCGGCCTGGCCAACGGCACCATGAACATCCTGCCGTGGGGCGGCCCCACCGCCCGCGCCGCCACCGCCCTGAAGATCGACGTCAACGACGTCTTCGTCCCCATGATCCCGTCCCTGGTGGCCGGCCTGGTTGTCGTCTTCGCCTTCGCCTGGCTGCTGGGCCTGCAGGAGCGCAACCGCCTCCGTGCCACCGCACCCGAGATCTGGAGCGTCCTGGACACTGCAGAGCAGTTCGATGGAACGTCCGACGGCGGCACCTCTGCAGCTGCCTCCGGCTCCGGCCGTGGGCGCAAGGGCGGCAACCCCGGCGGCGCAGTCCCCGCCGGTGGATCCGTGGCTGTCCTGGAGCGCACCGAAACCCTGGTGGATGATCACGACTCAGCCATGGCGGACACCGCGCTGGACCCCAACCGCAGCACCCTGCGCCCCAAGCTGTTCTGGTTCAACCTGGCCCTGACCGTCGCCGTCATGGTGGTCCTCGTGGCCAACATCATCCCGCTGCCGTTCGTGTTCATGGTGGGCGCCGCCATCGCCCTGCTGGTCAACTTCCCCAAGGTCAAGGACCAGGGCGCCCAGCTGATCGCACACGCTCCGTCCATCGTTGCCGTGGTCAGCATGGTCATGGCCGCCGCCGTCCTCACCGGTGTCCTGAAGGGCACGGGCATGGTGGAAGCAATGTCCGCATGGCTGGTCCAGATCATCCCGTCCTCGATGGGCCCGTTCATGGCCGTCATTACCGGCATCCTGAGCATCCCCATGACGTTCTTCATGAGCAATGACGCGTTCTACTTCGGTGTCCTGCCGGTACTGAGCGAGACCGCCGCGCACTACGGGGTTGGCGCTGCCGACATGGCCCGTGCCTCCATCACCGGCCAGCCGTTCCACCTGCAGAGCCCGCTGGTTCCTGCCATCCTGCTGCTGGTTTCGCTGGCCAAGGTGGACCTCGGCGACCACCACAAGAAGGTCCTGTGGCGCACCGCGGTCATCTCCCTGGTAATGCTTGGCGTCGGACTGCTGACTGGAGCCATTGGAATCGGTTAG
- the gatA gene encoding Asp-tRNA(Asn)/Glu-tRNA(Gln) amidotransferase subunit GatA, with product MTENNTTGTSAEALIRLSAAELAGKLAAGEVTAVEVTQAYLDRIAAVDGLVNAFLHVNAEEALAVAAEVDAIRAAGGAEAEALHVLAGVPIAVKDLIVTVGQPTTAGSRILEGWHSPYDATVVERLRAAKMPILGKTNLDEFAMGSSTEHSAYGPTRNPWDLDRIPGGSGGGSAAAVAAFEAPLALGTDTGGSIRQPGAVTGTVGVKPTYGSVSRYGAIAMASSLDQIGPVTRTVLDSALLHQVIGGHDPRDSTSLPDPLADLVAAAKTGNVEGLRIGIIKELHGEGYQAGVENRFNDALELLKEAGAEIVEVSCPNFQYALGAYYLIMPSEASSNLAKFDGVRYGLRVLPEEGPMTIERVMGATRAAGFGDEVKRRIILGTYALSAGYYDAYYGSAQKVRTLVQRDFEAAFTVADVLISPTAPTTAFPLGEKLDDPLAMYLNDVATIPANLAGVPGLSLPGGLADEDGLPVGIQLLAPAREDARLYRVGAVLESLLEAKWGGPLLAQAPDLAAAVTLETQEAK from the coding sequence ATGACTGAAAACAACACCACCGGCACCAGCGCCGAAGCCCTGATCCGCCTGTCCGCCGCGGAGCTGGCCGGGAAGCTCGCCGCCGGCGAGGTCACCGCCGTCGAAGTTACCCAGGCCTACCTGGACCGCATCGCTGCCGTGGACGGCCTGGTCAACGCGTTCCTGCACGTCAACGCCGAGGAGGCGCTCGCCGTCGCCGCCGAGGTGGACGCCATCCGCGCCGCCGGCGGAGCCGAGGCTGAGGCCCTGCACGTGCTCGCCGGCGTCCCCATCGCCGTCAAGGACCTCATCGTCACAGTCGGACAGCCCACCACTGCGGGCTCGAGGATCCTCGAAGGCTGGCACAGCCCCTACGATGCCACCGTGGTGGAACGCCTCCGCGCTGCCAAGATGCCCATCCTGGGCAAGACCAACCTGGATGAGTTCGCCATGGGCTCCTCCACCGAGCACTCGGCCTACGGCCCCACCCGCAATCCATGGGACCTGGACCGTATCCCGGGCGGCTCCGGCGGTGGTTCGGCTGCGGCCGTTGCCGCCTTCGAAGCACCCCTGGCCCTGGGAACGGACACCGGCGGTTCCATCCGGCAGCCCGGTGCCGTCACCGGAACGGTTGGCGTGAAGCCCACCTACGGCAGCGTCTCCCGCTACGGTGCCATCGCCATGGCCTCCTCACTGGACCAGATCGGCCCGGTCACCCGGACCGTGCTGGACTCCGCCCTCCTGCACCAGGTCATCGGCGGCCACGACCCGCGTGACTCCACCTCCCTCCCGGACCCGCTGGCGGACCTGGTTGCCGCCGCGAAGACCGGCAACGTGGAGGGCCTGCGGATCGGCATCATCAAGGAACTGCACGGCGAGGGCTACCAGGCCGGCGTCGAAAACCGTTTCAACGATGCCTTGGAGCTCCTTAAGGAAGCCGGCGCGGAGATCGTGGAGGTCTCCTGCCCCAACTTCCAGTACGCCCTGGGCGCCTACTACCTGATCATGCCGTCCGAGGCCTCCTCCAACCTGGCCAAGTTCGACGGCGTCCGCTACGGCCTGCGCGTCCTCCCCGAAGAGGGCCCCATGACCATCGAACGCGTCATGGGTGCCACCCGCGCCGCCGGTTTCGGCGACGAAGTGAAACGACGCATCATCCTGGGCACGTACGCCCTGTCCGCCGGCTACTACGACGCGTACTACGGCTCCGCCCAGAAGGTGCGCACGCTGGTCCAGCGCGACTTCGAGGCCGCCTTCACCGTGGCCGACGTCCTGATCTCGCCCACCGCCCCCACCACGGCCTTCCCGCTGGGAGAAAAGCTGGACGACCCGCTGGCCATGTACCTCAACGACGTCGCCACCATCCCCGCCAACCTGGCAGGTGTTCCAGGACTGTCGCTGCCCGGCGGCCTGGCTGACGAGGACGGATTGCCCGTCGGCATCCAGCTGCTGGCCCCGGCCCGCGAGGACGCCCGCCTCTACCGGGTGGGTGCGGTCCTGGAATCGCTGCTCGAAGCCAAGTGGGGCGGCCCGCTGCTGGCCCAGGCTCCCGACCTCGCCGCAGCCGTCACCCTCGAAACCCAGGAGGCAAAATAA